A window of Streptomyces armeniacus contains these coding sequences:
- a CDS encoding zinc-binding dehydrogenase, whose translation MTGGSMWAKALTAPATFGSVEVPRPGAGQLGPGQVLLKVLAGGICGSDVPFFLGTPGRWEPAGNARSAIGRPGFPMHEVAGTVVATTDPAFEPGQHVVGWATAFDGMAEYVVTDSASLSGYDAPVAPEQAVLLQPLACVLYAVERTGDVTDDVCAVLGLGPIGLLFAHVLKNRGARRVIGVDRVDRSDTARDFGIDAPHWAATGTWAAGLAADARPDVVVEAIGHQASTLNHAVHAAASAGRVFYFGVPDDPVQTIDMDAMLRKNLTLMAGGTSDRRRMLAEADAYLRAHPELFALTVTHTFGADEVQRAYDLAVTPAPGRLKVVVSLEPGP comes from the coding sequence GTGACCGGCGGGTCGATGTGGGCCAAGGCCCTCACGGCTCCCGCCACGTTCGGCTCCGTGGAGGTGCCGCGGCCCGGGGCCGGCCAACTGGGGCCCGGACAGGTGTTGCTGAAGGTGCTGGCCGGCGGCATCTGCGGCAGCGACGTGCCCTTCTTCCTGGGTACGCCGGGCCGTTGGGAGCCGGCGGGGAACGCCCGGAGCGCCATCGGACGGCCGGGATTCCCGATGCACGAGGTGGCCGGAACCGTCGTCGCCACGACCGACCCCGCATTCGAGCCCGGTCAGCACGTGGTCGGCTGGGCCACCGCGTTCGACGGGATGGCCGAGTACGTCGTCACCGACTCCGCGAGCCTGAGCGGCTACGACGCTCCGGTCGCCCCGGAGCAGGCCGTGCTGCTCCAGCCGCTGGCGTGTGTGCTCTACGCGGTGGAGCGCACCGGTGACGTGACCGACGACGTGTGCGCCGTGCTGGGCCTCGGCCCCATCGGCCTGCTCTTCGCCCATGTGCTGAAGAACCGCGGAGCACGCCGCGTCATCGGGGTCGACCGGGTCGACCGGTCGGACACCGCCCGGGACTTCGGCATCGACGCACCGCACTGGGCCGCCACGGGTACGTGGGCCGCCGGCCTCGCGGCGGACGCACGGCCGGACGTCGTCGTCGAGGCGATCGGGCATCAGGCGTCGACGCTCAACCACGCGGTGCACGCCGCCGCTTCCGCCGGGCGGGTGTTCTACTTCGGCGTGCCGGACGATCCCGTGCAGACGATCGACATGGACGCGATGCTCCGTAAGAACCTCACCCTCATGGCGGGCGGCACCTCGGACCGCCGGCGGATGCTGGCCGAGGCGGACGCGTATCTGCGCGCCCACCCCGAGCTGTTCGCGCTCACGGTGACGCACACCTTCGGGGCGGACGAGGTCCAGCGCGCCTACGACCTGGCCGTCACGCCCGCTCCGGGCCGGCTCAAGGTGGTCGTGAGCCTGGAGCCCGGACCGTGA
- a CDS encoding ABC transporter permease gives MTTTTEKARSRQGAGAGARKTSAAPLHLVQSKAFVHAAQVLICVAFLVLWETASSQGWADRNLYGQPSGIWTAIVDYLPSEKGLSSLRATAAAVAVSFVVGSVAGTVAGLVLGLSPTLNAIFGPFLAPINSVPRIALAPLFIAWFGLTMTSKVVLAVSMVFFILAENARSTVRSVDSDLMTMARVVGLKRVSLLTKVVLPSAVPTMFAGLRLTFTYALLGVVASEMVAATGGLGQEIVLYSSSYQINTVFAILVELMVIAVAMNWLFTAAEKRLLVWQQTS, from the coding sequence ATGACCACGACCACCGAGAAGGCGCGCTCACGGCAGGGCGCGGGTGCCGGGGCACGGAAGACGTCCGCCGCCCCGCTTCACCTCGTGCAGTCCAAGGCGTTCGTCCACGCCGCCCAGGTCCTGATCTGCGTCGCCTTCCTGGTGCTGTGGGAGACCGCCTCGAGCCAGGGCTGGGCCGACCGGAACCTGTACGGGCAGCCCAGCGGGATCTGGACGGCCATCGTCGACTACCTGCCCTCGGAGAAGGGGCTGTCCTCACTGCGGGCGACGGCTGCCGCGGTCGCTGTCTCGTTCGTGGTCGGCTCGGTGGCCGGTACGGTCGCCGGTCTGGTGCTCGGGCTCAGCCCGACACTGAACGCGATCTTCGGGCCGTTCCTGGCGCCGATCAACAGCGTCCCGCGGATCGCACTGGCGCCCCTGTTCATCGCCTGGTTCGGGCTGACGATGACCTCGAAGGTCGTACTGGCCGTCAGCATGGTCTTCTTCATCCTCGCCGAGAACGCCCGCTCCACGGTGCGTTCTGTCGACAGCGACCTGATGACGATGGCGCGCGTCGTCGGACTGAAGCGGGTCTCGCTGCTGACGAAGGTGGTGCTGCCGTCCGCCGTGCCGACGATGTTCGCGGGCCTGCGGCTGACGTTCACCTACGCGCTGCTCGGCGTCGTGGCCTCGGAGATGGTCGCCGCTACGGGCGGCCTGGGCCAGGAGATCGTGCTCTACTCGTCCTCGTACCAGATCAACACCGTCTTCGCGATCCTGGTGGAGCTGATGGTCATCGCCGTCGCCATGAACTGGCTGTTCACCGCCGCCGAGAAGCGCCTGCTCGTCTGGCAGCAGACGTCGTGA
- a CDS encoding ABC transporter ATP-binding protein has translation MFQLRGKRAERGSAAGAREVVALQGVSAEISAGQFVALVGASGCGKTTMLNMLAGLVQPTSGEVTLLGRAPELPNMDIGYMFARDALLPWRSARKNVELPLETRGWAPAKRRERAREMLDLVGLSGRESQYRLQLSQGMRQRAALARTLAPDPSILLMDEPFAALDARTKLTLQAEFLRIWEQHQGSDTRKTVIFVTHDLQEAVLLADRVIVMLPNPGRIADDGVVDLPRPRAEDLGEIQFSDEFKRIHHDLFERLEGAIGDRPPRGAS, from the coding sequence GTGTTCCAGCTCCGGGGAAAGCGCGCCGAGCGCGGCTCCGCCGCCGGGGCCAGGGAGGTCGTGGCCCTCCAGGGTGTCAGCGCCGAGATCTCGGCGGGGCAGTTCGTGGCCCTGGTCGGAGCCAGCGGCTGCGGCAAGACGACCATGCTGAACATGCTCGCCGGGCTGGTCCAGCCCACGAGCGGCGAGGTCACGCTCCTGGGCCGCGCACCCGAGCTGCCGAACATGGACATCGGCTACATGTTCGCGCGGGACGCCCTGCTGCCCTGGCGCTCCGCGCGCAAGAACGTGGAACTGCCCCTGGAGACGCGCGGCTGGGCGCCCGCGAAACGCCGCGAACGCGCCCGCGAGATGCTCGACCTCGTCGGGCTGTCGGGCCGCGAATCCCAGTACCGCCTCCAGTTGTCGCAGGGCATGCGCCAGCGGGCCGCGCTGGCACGGACGCTGGCGCCCGACCCGTCCATCCTGCTCATGGACGAGCCCTTCGCCGCGCTGGACGCCCGTACCAAGCTGACCCTCCAGGCGGAGTTCCTGCGGATCTGGGAGCAGCACCAGGGCAGCGACACCCGTAAGACGGTCATCTTCGTCACGCACGACCTCCAGGAGGCGGTGCTGCTGGCCGACCGCGTGATCGTCATGCTGCCCAACCCCGGCCGCATCGCCGACGACGGGGTCGTCGATCTGCCGCGGCCCCGCGCCGAGGACCTGGGAGAGATCCAGTTCTCGGACGAGTTCAAGCGCATCCACCACGACCTCTTCGAGCGGCTGGAGGGCGCCATCGGCGACCGGCCGCCTCGGGGCGCGAGCTGA
- a CDS encoding ABC transporter substrate-binding protein, whose amino-acid sequence MHRNRISRPALAVAGVLVAGSAAACGGGGTEASSKGEDGPVRVMMFAAQSYRLPVMMAEQEGFFEKRGIEIDITEQPANLQGMQGLDATKSDVGQVTVGTLGQGWQAGSKGAFFCGGIDVLQTTLMAPKGSELPSAEEGATWQQVLKSLKGKKVGIQTPVGSGLQKIFAAALEEAGVEDVTYVNLGGGSSAAIAALGKGSVDVAQVNPTGTQHILNAKSGKPLLYMPDGPKAYKDYYGSGWVAPTRFLEERPEKAKAFCAAVEEALAFIKAPENRKSSVAMLEKDTGVDKPVAELVLDQAYGDYSTKLDKGRLDATFDSYVELGILKGSPKPTFDTLVKPQG is encoded by the coding sequence ATGCACAGGAACAGGATTTCCCGCCCCGCGCTGGCCGTGGCGGGCGTGCTCGTGGCCGGCTCGGCCGCCGCGTGCGGTGGTGGTGGTACGGAGGCGTCGTCCAAGGGGGAGGACGGCCCGGTCCGCGTCATGATGTTCGCCGCCCAGTCCTACCGGCTGCCGGTGATGATGGCGGAGCAGGAAGGTTTCTTCGAGAAGCGGGGCATCGAGATCGACATCACCGAGCAGCCCGCCAACCTGCAGGGCATGCAAGGGCTCGACGCGACCAAGTCGGATGTCGGGCAGGTGACGGTCGGCACCCTGGGGCAGGGCTGGCAGGCCGGCAGCAAGGGCGCGTTCTTCTGCGGTGGCATCGACGTCCTGCAGACCACGCTGATGGCGCCGAAGGGCTCCGAGCTGCCGTCGGCGGAGGAGGGCGCCACCTGGCAGCAGGTGCTGAAGTCCCTCAAGGGCAAGAAGGTCGGCATCCAGACGCCGGTCGGCTCCGGGCTGCAGAAGATCTTCGCGGCGGCGCTCGAGGAGGCCGGTGTCGAGGACGTCACCTATGTGAACCTCGGCGGAGGCAGCAGTGCCGCGATCGCGGCGCTCGGCAAGGGCAGCGTCGACGTGGCCCAGGTCAACCCGACCGGAACCCAGCACATCCTGAACGCGAAGTCCGGCAAGCCGCTGCTGTACATGCCGGATGGACCCAAGGCGTACAAGGACTACTACGGCAGCGGCTGGGTGGCTCCCACCAGGTTCCTCGAGGAGCGGCCGGAGAAGGCGAAGGCGTTCTGCGCTGCCGTCGAGGAGGCTCTGGCGTTCATCAAGGCCCCGGAGAACCGGAAGTCCAGCGTGGCGATGCTGGAGAAGGACACCGGCGTCGACAAGCCGGTCGCCGAACTGGTCCTCGACCAGGCGTACGGCGACTACTCCACGAAGCTCGACAAGGGCAGGCTCGACGCGACGTTCGACTCGTACGTGGAGCTCGGCATCCTCAAGGGAAGTCCGAAGCCGACGTTCGACACCCTGGTCAAGCCGCAGGGCTGA
- a CDS encoding enoyl-CoA hydratase/isomerase family protein — protein sequence MADMERVDRETLYVEKYPQDGYAVVTLHRPDVLNAGSPTLFGELAETISGFEDDAQVRAVVLTGGHGKAFSAGADLGGMTFDSMGNCRRFIRLAHAPFEAIERLGKVVIAAVNGYAFGFGTEIALACDLAIASDKARFGLREMNHGLVPAVTITRGIDMIGRRRVAWMAYTSDDVSAEEAREFGFVNKVVPHESLVAEYTALAARLAKRAPLAVSATKWTLNKAAGGHYREGENLMPAIFASADVAEGRKAFEERREPVFRGE from the coding sequence ATGGCTGACATGGAACGCGTCGACAGGGAGACGCTGTACGTCGAGAAGTACCCGCAGGACGGCTACGCCGTGGTCACCCTGCACCGGCCCGACGTACTGAACGCGGGCAGCCCGACGCTCTTCGGGGAACTGGCCGAGACCATCTCCGGTTTCGAGGACGACGCCCAAGTCCGCGCCGTGGTCCTCACCGGCGGCCACGGCAAGGCCTTCTCGGCCGGCGCCGACCTCGGGGGCATGACGTTCGACAGCATGGGGAACTGCCGCAGGTTCATCCGGCTGGCACACGCGCCGTTCGAGGCCATCGAGCGCCTCGGGAAGGTCGTCATCGCCGCCGTCAACGGGTACGCCTTCGGCTTCGGCACCGAGATCGCCCTGGCCTGCGATCTGGCCATCGCCTCGGACAAGGCCCGGTTCGGCCTCCGCGAGATGAACCACGGCCTGGTCCCGGCGGTCACGATCACCCGCGGCATCGACATGATCGGCCGCCGCCGGGTCGCATGGATGGCCTACACCTCCGACGACGTCAGTGCGGAGGAGGCGCGCGAATTCGGCTTCGTCAACAAGGTCGTGCCGCACGAGTCCCTGGTGGCGGAGTACACCGCGCTCGCCGCCCGGCTGGCCAAGCGCGCCCCGCTCGCCGTGTCGGCCACCAAGTGGACGCTCAACAAAGCCGCCGGCGGCCACTACCGCGAGGGCGAGAACCTCATGCCCGCGATCTTCGCTTCGGCCGATGTCGCGGAGGGCCGCAAGGCGTTCGAGGAGCGCCGTGAGCCGGTCTTCCGCGGTGAGTGA
- a CDS encoding SDR family NAD(P)-dependent oxidoreductase → MSVLEQFRLDGKVAIVTGASSGLGVGFAEALADAGADVVLAARRVDRLQEVKGKIAATGRRCIAVPTDVSRSEDCDALVDAAVEQLGDVHVLVNNAGVGHAAPAHKERPEDFNRVLGINLVGAYYMAQAFGRACIGARHGGSVVNVSSVLGISGGAIPQVAYSSSKAGMNGMTRDLAMQWSARYGIRVNSLAPSFFSSEMTDPLLESEVGAGKVLARTPLGRVGETSELYGALLLLASDAGSYITGITLPVDGGWSLH, encoded by the coding sequence ATGAGTGTGTTGGAGCAGTTCAGGCTCGACGGCAAGGTCGCCATCGTCACCGGGGCCTCGTCGGGCCTGGGTGTCGGTTTCGCCGAGGCGCTGGCCGATGCCGGTGCCGACGTGGTGCTCGCCGCCCGCCGGGTCGACCGCCTGCAGGAAGTCAAGGGCAAGATCGCCGCCACCGGCCGCCGCTGCATCGCCGTGCCGACGGACGTCTCGCGGTCCGAGGACTGCGACGCGCTCGTCGACGCGGCGGTGGAGCAACTCGGCGACGTCCACGTCCTGGTGAACAACGCGGGCGTCGGTCACGCCGCCCCCGCGCACAAGGAGCGTCCCGAGGACTTCAACCGGGTGCTGGGAATCAACCTGGTCGGCGCCTACTACATGGCCCAGGCGTTCGGGCGCGCGTGCATCGGCGCCCGGCACGGCGGATCGGTCGTCAACGTGTCGTCGGTGCTGGGTATCAGCGGCGGCGCCATCCCGCAGGTGGCGTACTCCTCGTCGAAGGCCGGGATGAACGGCATGACCCGGGACCTGGCCATGCAGTGGTCGGCACGGTACGGCATCAGGGTCAACTCGCTCGCCCCCAGCTTCTTCTCCTCGGAGATGACCGATCCGCTCCTGGAGTCCGAGGTGGGTGCGGGGAAGGTGCTCGCGCGTACGCCCCTGGGGCGTGTCGGCGAGACCAGTGAGCTGTACGGCGCCCTGCTGCTGCTGGCTTCGGACGCGGGCTCGTACATCACCGGTATCACGCTGCCCGTGGACGGCGGCTGGAGCCTGCACTGA
- a CDS encoding bifunctional sugar phosphate isomerase/epimerase/4-hydroxyphenylpyruvate dioxygenase family protein → MRRSIATVCLSGTLEDKLAAAAAAGFDGVEVFENDLIASPLTPRRIRARCAELGLSVDLYQPFRDFEAVGPRLHERALRRAERKFDLMEQLGAPMMLVCSSVSPDAVDDDDLAAGELHALAERAAARGLKVAYEALAWGRHVDTWEHSAEIVRRAGHPALGLCLDSFHVLSRGGDLGALSGFPGEKLFFLQLSDAPWLRMDVLQWSRHYRLFPGQGGFDLAAFVSRVLAAGYRGPLSLEVFNDVFRQSAPDRAAVDAMRSLITLEEDLGRRHPEAAAAVRDPAAPPSAPEPAGYAFVELAVGGTSGPQIAQALAAMGFAHAGRHRSRPVELWQQGGARVLLDSGAAAAGERTEVSALAVGTGDPARAARRAEALLTPAHPPADGSAGTRLTSVNAPDGTRVFFCRTGADAPGGWLGDFLLTGAGHASPAGLAGLAGLTGIDHVALSQPFDFFDEATLFYRSLLGLDPQHDAEYAAPFGLVRSRAVADAGRRVRIVLDGTVLRRGTWAPGVPDPQHIAFATDDIFATARVLRERGAPLLAVSENYYDDLDARLAPDPELLAAMRECHVLYDRDEHGEFFHTYTAVLGSRIFFEVVQRVGGYAGYGAVNAPVRMAAHHAARTA, encoded by the coding sequence ATGCGCCGGTCCATCGCCACCGTATGCCTGTCCGGCACGCTGGAGGACAAGCTGGCCGCGGCGGCCGCCGCGGGGTTCGACGGGGTCGAGGTCTTCGAGAACGACCTCATCGCGTCGCCGCTCACCCCCCGGCGGATACGCGCGCGGTGCGCGGAACTCGGCCTGTCGGTCGATCTGTACCAGCCCTTCCGTGACTTCGAGGCGGTCGGCCCCCGCCTCCACGAGCGGGCGTTGCGCCGGGCGGAGCGCAAGTTCGACCTCATGGAGCAGCTGGGCGCGCCCATGATGCTGGTGTGCTCGTCGGTGTCGCCGGACGCGGTGGACGACGACGACCTCGCCGCCGGGGAGCTGCACGCGCTCGCCGAACGCGCCGCCGCCCGCGGCCTGAAGGTCGCCTACGAGGCGCTCGCCTGGGGCCGGCACGTCGACACGTGGGAGCACTCCGCCGAGATCGTGCGCCGCGCCGGGCATCCCGCGCTCGGCCTGTGCCTGGACAGCTTCCACGTCCTGTCCCGCGGCGGGGACCTCGGCGCGCTGAGCGGCTTCCCCGGCGAGAAGCTGTTCTTCCTCCAGCTGTCCGACGCGCCCTGGCTGCGGATGGACGTCCTGCAGTGGAGCCGGCACTACCGCCTCTTCCCCGGCCAGGGCGGCTTCGACCTCGCCGCCTTCGTCAGCCGGGTCCTCGCGGCGGGTTACCGGGGGCCGCTGTCCCTGGAGGTCTTCAACGACGTCTTCCGGCAATCGGCCCCCGACCGGGCGGCGGTCGACGCGATGCGATCCCTGATCACGCTCGAAGAGGACCTCGGCCGCCGCCACCCCGAGGCCGCCGCGGCTGTACGCGATCCCGCCGCGCCGCCGTCCGCCCCCGAACCGGCCGGGTACGCGTTCGTCGAACTCGCCGTCGGCGGCACCTCGGGGCCGCAGATCGCACAGGCGCTCGCCGCCATGGGCTTCGCCCACGCCGGCCGGCACCGCAGCAGGCCGGTGGAGTTGTGGCAGCAGGGCGGCGCCCGCGTCCTGCTCGACAGCGGCGCCGCCGCGGCCGGCGAACGTACCGAGGTCAGCGCCCTCGCCGTCGGGACCGGCGATCCGGCGCGCGCCGCGCGACGCGCGGAGGCGCTACTCACGCCGGCGCACCCGCCCGCGGACGGCTCGGCCGGCACCCGGCTGACGTCCGTCAACGCCCCCGACGGCACCCGGGTGTTCTTCTGCCGCACCGGCGCGGACGCCCCCGGCGGCTGGCTCGGCGACTTCCTCCTCACCGGCGCCGGCCACGCGTCGCCCGCCGGCCTCGCCGGCCTCGCCGGCCTCACCGGCATCGACCACGTCGCGCTGTCGCAGCCGTTCGACTTCTTCGACGAGGCCACCCTCTTCTACCGCTCCCTGCTCGGCCTCGATCCCCAGCACGACGCCGAGTACGCCGCCCCGTTCGGCCTGGTGCGCAGCCGGGCGGTCGCCGACGCCGGACGCCGGGTCCGCATCGTGCTCGACGGCACCGTGCTCCGCCGCGGCACCTGGGCCCCCGGCGTCCCCGACCCGCAGCACATCGCCTTCGCCACGGACGACATCTTCGCCACCGCCCGCGTGCTGCGGGAGCGCGGGGCACCGCTGCTCGCCGTGTCGGAGAACTACTACGACGACCTCGACGCCCGCCTCGCCCCCGACCCGGAGCTGCTGGCCGCCATGCGCGAGTGCCACGTCCTCTACGACCGCGACGAGCACGGCGAGTTCTTCCACACGTACACCGCCGTCCTCGGCTCCCGGATCTTCTTCGAGGTGGTGCAGCGGGTGGGCGGCTACGCGGGCTACGGAGCGGTCAACGCCCCCGTACGGATGGCCGCCCACCACGCGGCCCGCACCGCGTAA